The following proteins are encoded in a genomic region of Ostrea edulis chromosome 7, xbOstEdul1.1, whole genome shotgun sequence:
- the LOC130046451 gene encoding uncharacterized protein LOC130046451 isoform X1, with translation MWIKLSFYNFRTNSSMDNCPTNLVLIVFIVHSCLILKTRQQLQTSINLQSAIDFEEMLMRKNCSIDVATIADSQCTQCCTLTSQKSNVHSNDSSWHVYLSLNITYKNSHLIKNSRLFFCGGDARGTSYSVVCIIRDRKRKCKECARDMDDFKQYRANKSGNCDEKSARKHGPPIIVGIICLVSGVIVGVCLKSILSWRTCQSQSTESTSPEAVQNAVNGDTSQDDLNADQILEVLSRSQASSSCQNSNLCNNFSKAANKSEFVDEIDIHVDHYEQIGMIQTGTDSHPLDVNHGHTLYVNHGHALVVNHGHALDVNHGHALDVNHGHVVDDTNNFDYLSLGDRLGENYCKLSKRV, from the exons ATGTGGATAAAACTATCTTTTTATAATTTCAGAACGAACTCCTCAATGGATAACTGCCCGACAAATCTTGTACTCATAGTTTTCATTGTCCACAGTTGCCTTATCTTGAAGACTAGACAACAACTGCAAAC GTCCATAAATCTACAAAGTGCAATAGATTTTGAAGAGATGCTGATGAGGAAGAATTGTTCAATTGACGTAGCGACCATAGCAG attCACAGTGTACCCAGTGTTGTACGCTGACATCCCAGAAATCAAATGTTCACTCCAATGACAGTTCATGGCATGTATACCTAAGTCTAAATATCACATACAAGAATTCTCATCTCATCAAAAACTCTCGATTGTTTTTCTGCGGTGGCGATGCAAGAGGTACATCATATTCTGTCGTGTGTATAATTAGAGACAGGAAACGGAAGTGCAAGGAATGTGCACGTG ATATGGATGATTTTAAACAATATCGAGCGAACA AGTCTGGTAATTGCGACGAAAAGAGCGCCAGAAAGCATGGACCGCCCATAATTGTAGGGATCATTTGCCTTGTCTCTGGAGTAATCGTGGGTGTTTGTTTAAAGTCAATACTTAGttg GAGAACATGCCAAAGTCAGTCTACAGAAAGTACTAGTCCAGAAGCTGTGCAGAATGCAGTCAATGGTGACACATCACAGGATGATTTG aatGCTGACCAAATACTAGAAGTGCTGTCGAGATCTCAAGCTTCATCATCTTGTCAAAACAGTAATCTGTgcaacaatttttcaaaagcCGCAAACAAATCCGAGTTTGTTGATgagatagatatacatgtagatcattATGAACAAATTGGAATGATTCAGACAGGGACAGATAGTCATCCGCTAGATGTTAACCATGGGCACACGTTATATGTTAACCATGGACATGCGTTAGTTGTCAACCATGGACATGCGTTAGATGTTAATCATGGGCATGCGTTAGATGTTAACCATGGGCATGTGGTAGACGATACAAACAATTTCGACTATCTCAGTCTGGGAGACAGACTTGGCGAAAATTACTGTAAACTCTCAAAAAGAGtatga
- the LOC130046451 gene encoding uncharacterized protein LOC130046451 isoform X2 — translation MDNCPTNLVLIVFIVHSCLILKTRQQLQTSINLQSAIDFEEMLMRKNCSIDVATIADSQCTQCCTLTSQKSNVHSNDSSWHVYLSLNITYKNSHLIKNSRLFFCGGDARGTSYSVVCIIRDRKRKCKECARDMDDFKQYRANKSGNCDEKSARKHGPPIIVGIICLVSGVIVGVCLKSILSWRTCQSQSTESTSPEAVQNAVNGDTSQDDLNADQILEVLSRSQASSSCQNSNLCNNFSKAANKSEFVDEIDIHVDHYEQIGMIQTGTDSHPLDVNHGHTLYVNHGHALVVNHGHALDVNHGHALDVNHGHVVDDTNNFDYLSLGDRLGENYCKLSKRV, via the exons ATGGATAACTGCCCGACAAATCTTGTACTCATAGTTTTCATTGTCCACAGTTGCCTTATCTTGAAGACTAGACAACAACTGCAAAC GTCCATAAATCTACAAAGTGCAATAGATTTTGAAGAGATGCTGATGAGGAAGAATTGTTCAATTGACGTAGCGACCATAGCAG attCACAGTGTACCCAGTGTTGTACGCTGACATCCCAGAAATCAAATGTTCACTCCAATGACAGTTCATGGCATGTATACCTAAGTCTAAATATCACATACAAGAATTCTCATCTCATCAAAAACTCTCGATTGTTTTTCTGCGGTGGCGATGCAAGAGGTACATCATATTCTGTCGTGTGTATAATTAGAGACAGGAAACGGAAGTGCAAGGAATGTGCACGTG ATATGGATGATTTTAAACAATATCGAGCGAACA AGTCTGGTAATTGCGACGAAAAGAGCGCCAGAAAGCATGGACCGCCCATAATTGTAGGGATCATTTGCCTTGTCTCTGGAGTAATCGTGGGTGTTTGTTTAAAGTCAATACTTAGttg GAGAACATGCCAAAGTCAGTCTACAGAAAGTACTAGTCCAGAAGCTGTGCAGAATGCAGTCAATGGTGACACATCACAGGATGATTTG aatGCTGACCAAATACTAGAAGTGCTGTCGAGATCTCAAGCTTCATCATCTTGTCAAAACAGTAATCTGTgcaacaatttttcaaaagcCGCAAACAAATCCGAGTTTGTTGATgagatagatatacatgtagatcattATGAACAAATTGGAATGATTCAGACAGGGACAGATAGTCATCCGCTAGATGTTAACCATGGGCACACGTTATATGTTAACCATGGACATGCGTTAGTTGTCAACCATGGACATGCGTTAGATGTTAATCATGGGCATGCGTTAGATGTTAACCATGGGCATGTGGTAGACGATACAAACAATTTCGACTATCTCAGTCTGGGAGACAGACTTGGCGAAAATTACTGTAAACTCTCAAAAAGAGtatga